In Fimbriimonadaceae bacterium, the following are encoded in one genomic region:
- a CDS encoding amidase, with product MQFDTALSRKEFLRGLMAATAAGAMAPRGAAQGQSPPSDPAAVTADDLKVLEKVFAIEFTDEERAALVNSVRGARRGFENIRTLPIDYTVEPPTPFSPLPGRSRVASAPRGVSVRPSPPTVKEVPKGEELAFQSVRNLGELLRTRKVTSVQLTQLYLERLRRYGDALLCVVTLTPDLALKQAEQADAEIRAGKSRGPLHGIPCGVKDLLATKGIPTTWGADPYKDQVFDYDAAVVERLRDAGAVLVAKLSMGALAQGDVWFKGRTRNPWNPATGSSGSSAGSAAATAAGLVGFAIGTETLGSIVSPSHVCRVTGLRPTYGRVSRRGAMAVSWTMDKIGILCREVEDCALVFAAICGADPGDPSSVERPFHYDPRVDLSRLRIGYLSSAGTEGEAAAPQSVGYLKRLLDLGAKLEPVVVDPIPSGANLVLGVEASAAFDAFTRGDAIDELKNSAWPSTYRSNRYVPAVEYLQAQRARTLLQKRFEEQLGDVDVLVADERGGHTLFVTNLTGHPQVLVPNGTDDRGAARSVSFIGRLYEDDLLLAVARRFQETGDAHHLRPDLSKIGTDLNR from the coding sequence ATGCAGTTCGACACCGCTCTGTCAAGAAAGGAGTTCCTGCGCGGGCTCATGGCTGCGACCGCGGCCGGCGCGATGGCCCCGCGGGGAGCTGCGCAGGGTCAAAGTCCGCCCTCCGACCCCGCCGCGGTGACTGCAGACGACCTCAAGGTCCTGGAAAAGGTCTTCGCCATCGAGTTCACGGACGAGGAGCGGGCGGCTTTGGTCAACTCGGTGCGTGGCGCGCGTAGGGGCTTTGAGAACATCCGAACGCTTCCCATCGACTACACGGTCGAACCCCCGACGCCCTTTTCTCCCCTTCCAGGGCGCAGCCGGGTCGCCAGTGCGCCGCGAGGGGTCAGTGTGCGCCCATCGCCCCCGACGGTGAAGGAGGTCCCGAAAGGCGAGGAGCTCGCCTTCCAGTCGGTCCGCAACCTGGGCGAGCTCCTTCGCACGCGGAAGGTCACGTCGGTTCAACTCACCCAGCTCTATCTGGAGCGGCTGCGGCGATACGGCGACGCGTTGCTGTGCGTCGTCACCCTCACCCCGGATCTTGCGCTGAAGCAGGCCGAGCAAGCCGACGCGGAGATTCGAGCGGGGAAGTCCCGGGGGCCTCTGCACGGGATTCCCTGCGGCGTCAAAGACCTGCTCGCAACCAAGGGCATTCCAACCACCTGGGGCGCGGACCCCTACAAGGATCAGGTTTTCGACTACGATGCCGCAGTCGTCGAGCGCCTGCGCGATGCCGGAGCGGTCTTGGTCGCGAAGCTCAGCATGGGAGCCCTGGCGCAGGGCGACGTCTGGTTCAAGGGCAGGACCCGAAACCCGTGGAATCCCGCTACGGGGTCCTCCGGCTCGAGCGCGGGCTCGGCCGCCGCGACCGCGGCGGGACTCGTGGGCTTTGCGATTGGGACCGAGACGCTGGGTTCCATCGTTTCCCCGAGCCACGTGTGCCGGGTCACCGGCCTCCGTCCCACCTACGGCCGGGTCAGCCGCCGCGGTGCGATGGCCGTGAGTTGGACGATGGACAAGATTGGAATCCTTTGCCGCGAGGTGGAGGACTGCGCTCTGGTCTTCGCCGCGATTTGCGGCGCGGACCCCGGCGACCCGAGCAGCGTGGAGCGGCCGTTTCACTACGATCCGCGCGTGGACCTTTCGCGTCTGCGCATCGGGTATCTCTCCAGCGCGGGAACCGAAGGGGAGGCGGCGGCTCCCCAATCCGTGGGCTATCTCAAGCGGCTGCTCGATCTCGGGGCCAAGCTTGAGCCCGTGGTGGTCGATCCGATTCCAAGCGGGGCGAACCTGGTGCTCGGCGTCGAGGCGTCGGCGGCCTTCGACGCGTTCACGCGGGGAGACGCGATCGACGAGCTGAAGAACAGCGCGTGGCCGAGCACCTATCGTTCCAACCGCTACGTGCCCGCGGTCGAGTATCTGCAGGCCCAGCGTGCGCGGACCTTGCTCCAGAAACGTTTCGAAGAGCAGCTCGGCGACGTGGACGTGCTTGTGGCCGACGAGCGCGGCGGGCATACTTTGTTTGTCACGAACCTGACCGGCCACCCCCAGGTGCTGGTGCCGAACGGGACCGACGACCGGGGTGCGGCGAGGAGCGTGTCGTTCATCGGCCGGCTGTACGAGGACGATCTCCTCCTGGCGGTGGCCAGGCGGTTTCAGGAGACGGGCGATGCCCACCACCTGAGACCGGATTTGTCCAAGATCGGCACAGACCTGAACCGATAG
- a CDS encoding PD-(D/E)XK nuclease family protein, which yields MAKPTLTPSKITTYLACPTRYRWTYVDARGRWYLRAKPTFSFGLSLHKVLERFHEQGAVETVAQVLQSYEENWIEAGFSSAEEMADAYAEGKEILESYVEDVRRTPATSATILIEQTLRMGLGPFELAGRLDRVDEAKGGALEILDYKTLRTEVTEDDVRTDLAMGCYAVLLRARYPGRPIAATLVAMKGGVRATAHFSDAELDALQEDLLRLGEALLSRRFDTVSPRRIPLCGTCEFVPLCAKQATWSDES from the coding sequence ATGGCCAAACCGACCTTGACGCCCAGCAAGATCACCACGTACTTGGCGTGCCCGACGCGCTACCGATGGACGTACGTCGATGCCCGCGGGCGCTGGTACCTCAGGGCCAAGCCGACGTTCAGCTTCGGGCTCTCCTTGCACAAGGTTTTGGAGCGATTCCACGAGCAGGGGGCCGTCGAGACCGTCGCCCAGGTGCTCCAAAGCTACGAGGAGAACTGGATCGAGGCGGGCTTCTCGAGCGCCGAAGAGATGGCGGACGCCTACGCCGAGGGAAAGGAGATCCTCGAGAGCTACGTCGAGGACGTTCGGCGCACACCCGCCACTTCCGCGACGATCTTGATCGAGCAAACCCTCCGGATGGGCCTGGGGCCGTTCGAACTCGCCGGGAGGCTCGATCGGGTCGATGAGGCGAAGGGCGGCGCCCTGGAGATCCTCGACTACAAGACCCTTCGCACCGAGGTGACGGAAGACGACGTGCGAACCGACCTCGCGATGGGCTGTTACGCGGTGCTGCTTCGCGCGAGGTATCCCGGCAGGCCGATCGCCGCGACCCTTGTGGCCATGAAGGGGGGCGTGCGCGCCACCGCCCACTTCTCCGACGCGGAGCTCGACGCTTTACAGGAAGATCTGTTGCGGCTGGGCGAGGCGCTTCTCTCGCGGCGGTTCGACACGGTCTCACCGCGTCGCATTCCGCTGTGCGGTACCTGCGAATTCGTGCCGCTATGCGCCAAGCAAGCAACGTGGTCGGACGAGTCCTAG
- a CDS encoding response regulator has protein sequence MSLKVLVCDDERHIVRLIQVNLERQGYQVVTAFDGKEGLEKIRSEKPNLVVLDVMMPYMDGFEVLKTLRRDPETESLPVIMLTAKAQDKDVFEGYHYGADMYLTKPFNPMELVTFVKRIAQGSGGDDGGPKRYEV, from the coding sequence ATGTCGCTCAAGGTTTTGGTCTGTGACGACGAAAGGCACATCGTTCGGTTGATTCAGGTCAACCTCGAGCGACAGGGTTACCAAGTGGTTACCGCCTTCGATGGGAAAGAGGGATTGGAGAAGATCCGGTCTGAAAAGCCCAACCTCGTCGTACTCGATGTGATGATGCCGTACATGGACGGGTTCGAGGTGCTCAAGACGCTGCGCCGAGATCCGGAGACCGAGAGTCTGCCCGTCATCATGCTGACCGCGAAAGCGCAGGACAAGGACGTGTTCGAGGGCTACCACTACGGGGCCGACATGTACCTTACCAAGCCCTTCAACCCGATGGAGCTGGTGACGTTCGTCAAGCGCATTGCCCAGGGCTCCGGCGGCGACGACGGCGGTCCGAAGCGCTACGAGGTCTAA
- a CDS encoding fumarylacetoacetate hydrolase family protein, producing the protein MKLCRFELISEPGSVHSGFLHDNKVYETDGAQPTAVHDWTDLVPLTPVGRPPSVRLFELGDDEVGFSGMDVPFTPFRYLNPSSLIAPSRELTKPTTTDALGILPCLAAVVASTGLAVEPEEAEEMILGYTLANCFVAQDRLPHASAYDVAVACGPFLTTPDELAESSSPGAQGPILELRGTVRVNSEIVGEIDLSHLPASLATLCSQASQSSPLAEGDLVLLGPLWAPESPLSLEPFDEVHLFVDRLGTLATRIV; encoded by the coding sequence GTGAAGCTGTGCCGTTTCGAACTGATCTCCGAACCTGGTTCCGTGCACTCCGGTTTCCTGCACGACAACAAGGTGTATGAGACGGACGGTGCGCAGCCCACGGCCGTTCACGACTGGACCGATCTGGTCCCGTTGACCCCGGTGGGTAGGCCCCCCAGCGTCCGCCTCTTCGAACTGGGCGATGACGAGGTCGGATTCTCCGGCATGGACGTTCCCTTCACGCCCTTTCGCTACCTCAACCCCTCGTCCCTGATCGCACCGAGTCGGGAGCTCACCAAGCCAACGACGACGGACGCCCTGGGAATCCTTCCCTGTCTCGCGGCGGTGGTGGCTTCGACGGGTCTGGCCGTCGAGCCTGAAGAGGCCGAAGAGATGATTCTCGGCTACACCCTGGCCAACTGCTTTGTGGCCCAGGACCGCCTTCCCCATGCCAGCGCGTACGACGTCGCGGTGGCGTGCGGACCGTTCCTCACGACCCCCGACGAGTTGGCCGAATCCTCGTCTCCGGGAGCCCAGGGGCCGATCTTGGAACTGCGCGGCACGGTGCGCGTCAACTCCGAGATCGTGGGAGAGATCGACCTTTCCCACCTGCCCGCCTCGCTGGCAACTCTCTGCAGCCAGGCATCGCAGTCGAGCCCTCTGGCCGAGGGCGACCTGGTGCTTCTCGGGCCGCTTTGGGCTCCCGAATCGCCCCTGAGCCTCGAACCGTTCGACGAAGTCCACCTGTTCGTCGACCGTCTCGGAACGCTCGCAACCCGCATCGTCTGA
- a CDS encoding DUF423 domain-containing protein has protein sequence MRKFLEVGALLAFLGVAAGAFGAHWLRERVPAEMLEVFRTGALYQMIHALALVALGASGARLGSWGERSAWLFIAGTVLFSGSLYALALSGVRVWGAVTPLGGICFLAGWLCLFVAARQSDDLLGT, from the coding sequence ATGCGAAAGTTCCTCGAAGTCGGTGCGCTCCTGGCCTTCTTGGGCGTCGCGGCAGGCGCGTTTGGCGCGCACTGGCTTCGCGAGCGCGTTCCTGCGGAGATGCTCGAAGTGTTTCGGACGGGAGCCCTGTATCAGATGATCCACGCCCTGGCCCTCGTGGCCCTCGGGGCCTCGGGTGCGCGTTTGGGGTCTTGGGGCGAGCGTTCAGCTTGGCTCTTCATTGCGGGAACGGTCCTCTTCTCGGGAAGCCTTTACGCACTCGCATTGTCCGGCGTGCGCGTCTGGGGAGCGGTCACTCCGCTTGGCGGCATCTGCTTCCTTGCCGGTTGGCTGTGCCTGTTCGTCGCCGCGCGGCAGTCGGACGATCTGCTGGGGACCTAG
- a CDS encoding insulinase family protein has translation MSILIEQFTLANGLRILVEPIDTVRSAAIGLWCHTGSRHELASEAGITHLIEHMLFKGTPSRSAKEIAEAIEGRGGVLNAFTDKEATCYYCRTLADDVENGIEVLADMMRNSLIDPEELAREQGVVLEEIKRSEDEPSDHVHDLHLESRWPGHPLGLPVIGTRESVSGFSRDNLTAYLERRYRGGNVILSVVGHVDPKAIAQAAERTLGSIPAGGDQEPLDAPHGSRAENWIAKDVEQVHFCIGTDGVGVTSPDLYTQSVLDSALGGSMSSRLFQEIREKRGLVYAIGSYALAYSSGGAYTVYGGTSPSTWDQVQELVRQEFDRVMRDGLEDDELERTKRHLSGNLVLALEGMSSRMMRISRNELNHGRQIPIDETLSKIEAVTNTEVVEQARQMLTEELVSTTAIGPG, from the coding sequence ATGTCCATCCTCATCGAACAATTCACCCTTGCCAACGGTCTGCGCATCCTCGTCGAGCCGATCGACACCGTCCGGTCGGCCGCGATCGGCCTGTGGTGCCACACGGGAAGCCGACACGAGCTTGCGTCCGAAGCGGGCATCACGCACCTGATCGAACACATGCTGTTCAAAGGCACGCCTTCCCGCTCGGCCAAGGAGATCGCCGAGGCCATCGAGGGACGGGGCGGCGTCCTGAACGCGTTCACGGACAAGGAGGCGACCTGCTACTACTGTCGGACCTTGGCCGACGATGTGGAGAACGGCATCGAGGTCCTCGCCGACATGATGCGGAACTCCCTGATCGATCCCGAGGAGCTTGCCCGCGAACAGGGGGTGGTCCTGGAGGAGATCAAGCGCAGCGAGGACGAACCGAGCGACCACGTGCACGACCTCCACCTGGAGAGCCGGTGGCCCGGCCACCCTCTGGGCCTACCGGTCATCGGAACCCGGGAGTCGGTTTCTGGGTTCTCGCGCGACAACCTGACCGCCTACCTGGAACGGAGGTACCGCGGAGGCAATGTGATCTTGAGCGTGGTGGGGCACGTGGATCCGAAGGCGATCGCCCAAGCCGCGGAGCGTACGCTGGGATCCATACCCGCGGGCGGCGATCAGGAGCCCCTGGACGCGCCGCACGGTTCGCGAGCGGAGAACTGGATTGCGAAGGACGTGGAACAGGTCCACTTCTGCATCGGCACCGACGGCGTGGGCGTCACCAGCCCGGACCTTTACACGCAATCCGTCCTCGATTCGGCGTTGGGCGGCAGCATGAGCAGCAGGCTCTTTCAGGAGATCCGCGAGAAGCGCGGCCTGGTGTACGCGATCGGAAGCTACGCCCTCGCATACTCGTCGGGCGGAGCGTACACAGTGTACGGAGGCACCAGCCCGAGCACCTGGGATCAAGTGCAGGAGCTGGTCCGTCAGGAGTTCGACCGGGTGATGCGGGATGGCCTCGAGGACGACGAGTTGGAGCGCACCAAGCGGCACTTGTCCGGAAACCTCGTGCTCGCTTTGGAGGGCATGAGCAGCCGCATGATGCGAATCAGCCGCAACGAGCTGAACCACGGGCGGCAGATCCCGATCGATGAGACGCTCTCGAAGATCGAGGCCGTGACCAACACCGAGGTCGTGGAGCAAGCCCGTCAGATGCTCACCGAAGAGCTGGTGAGCACCACGGCGATCGGACCCGGCTAG
- a CDS encoding GAF domain-containing protein, with protein sequence MPSAPGFDALLAAMERARSEDELLAELANVLLAHTEAEVCDVLIGEPGSLVLRASTLAPEYNVRLRIGRSVGVAGLAFQTGAPIFLTKDAERHPSYAKYPGLEDTHTEGLAVVPMEREREPCGVVLLRRSSHWKFTAAEKRRVQQLVAVATQCYLGYRNAYEAGTQSNRLGALSEVSKTLSASPYLEEILQLLVNLTAQQFNYAVCTVRLLDEARGELVLRATQSQAKAYQRKRAIKLGESIAGRVIQAGRTIIVPDVLLEEDYIGHDLAVEQGLKSMICVPLTMQGKSVGVLTCYTTHDHDFPPDEVKALETLAKQAALSIEHAKLQVRTTLMQEMHHRVKNNLQQVASLLRLQLRHSRYKSLEEALNDTLSRILAISAVHELLSREDLDHVGLRSIGEALVQHQQRSLILPDRTLRFEIRGADVHLGTAQATQVALILNELILNAVEHGFRVTREGEVHINIEENDGEVGLWVSNSGDPLPEGFDAAHQSHLGLQIVDNLARALGGRFKLENRLGWAVAELLFARLGSE encoded by the coding sequence ATGCCCTCGGCACCAGGATTCGACGCGTTGTTGGCGGCGATGGAACGGGCACGATCCGAGGACGAGCTGCTCGCCGAACTGGCGAACGTCCTCCTCGCGCACACGGAAGCCGAAGTGTGCGACGTGCTGATCGGGGAACCGGGCTCGCTGGTGTTGCGCGCCAGCACACTGGCCCCCGAGTACAACGTCCGACTCAGGATCGGGCGAAGCGTGGGGGTTGCCGGGCTGGCCTTTCAGACCGGGGCGCCGATCTTTCTCACCAAGGACGCCGAGCGACACCCGAGTTACGCCAAATACCCTGGACTCGAGGACACACACACGGAGGGCCTCGCCGTCGTCCCCATGGAGCGCGAGAGGGAGCCTTGCGGCGTCGTCCTGCTTCGTCGGTCGAGTCACTGGAAGTTCACGGCAGCCGAGAAGCGCCGGGTGCAGCAACTGGTCGCCGTTGCGACCCAGTGTTACCTGGGCTACCGAAACGCCTACGAGGCCGGGACGCAAAGCAACCGCTTGGGCGCTCTGAGCGAGGTCTCGAAGACCCTCTCGGCCAGTCCCTATCTGGAGGAGATCCTCCAACTGCTCGTCAACCTCACTGCGCAGCAGTTCAACTACGCGGTGTGCACGGTCCGTCTGCTCGACGAGGCCCGCGGCGAACTCGTTCTGCGGGCCACGCAGTCGCAGGCGAAGGCCTACCAGCGCAAGCGGGCGATCAAACTGGGCGAGTCGATCGCGGGCCGAGTCATCCAAGCCGGCAGGACGATCATCGTGCCCGACGTCCTCCTGGAGGAGGATTACATCGGCCACGACCTCGCCGTCGAGCAGGGCCTCAAGTCGATGATCTGCGTGCCGCTCACGATGCAGGGCAAATCCGTGGGCGTCTTGACGTGCTACACGACCCACGACCACGATTTTCCGCCCGACGAGGTGAAGGCCCTGGAGACCCTGGCAAAGCAGGCGGCGCTCAGCATCGAGCACGCCAAGCTCCAGGTGCGCACCACGCTGATGCAGGAGATGCACCACCGGGTCAAGAACAACCTCCAGCAGGTCGCCAGCCTCCTTCGCCTGCAACTGCGCCACAGCCGATACAAATCCCTTGAGGAGGCGTTGAACGACACCCTCTCCCGGATTCTCGCCATTTCGGCGGTCCACGAGCTCCTGAGTCGAGAGGATCTGGACCACGTCGGGCTTCGATCCATCGGCGAGGCGCTGGTCCAGCACCAGCAGCGCTCGCTGATTCTCCCCGATCGCACCCTTCGGTTCGAGATTCGCGGCGCGGACGTCCACCTCGGCACCGCTCAAGCGACGCAGGTCGCCCTGATCCTCAACGAGCTGATTCTCAACGCGGTGGAGCACGGGTTCCGCGTCACCAGGGAGGGAGAGGTGCACATCAACATCGAGGAGAACGACGGCGAGGTCGGGCTCTGGGTCTCCAACAGCGGAGACCCCCTGCCGGAAGGCTTTGATGCGGCTCACCAGAGCCACCTCGGGCTCCAGATCGTCGACAACCTCGCGCGCGCGCTCGGCGGCCGATTCAAGCTCGAAAACCGCCTGGGTTGGGCGGTCGCCGAACTGCTCTTCGCGAGGCTTGGGAGCGAGTAG
- a CDS encoding DUF1287 domain-containing protein — protein MHAVLLAILLAFGAPPATPSARAAALCEAALAQIGVTKVYDPSYVKIDYPGGDVPVDRGVCTDVLVRAYRAVGQDLQRLVHEDMRLHFSAYPQMWGLTKPDPNIDHRRVANLQCFFRRRGAELPIRGFPAAYEPGDLVAWDLNGKGLLHIGIVVEPADRPGTRWIVHNIGAGAQLEDGLFAWRIIGHYRYGL, from the coding sequence GTGCATGCCGTGCTTCTCGCGATTCTTCTCGCCTTCGGGGCGCCCCCGGCCACGCCGTCGGCCCGCGCGGCGGCGCTGTGCGAAGCAGCGCTGGCGCAGATTGGCGTGACCAAGGTCTACGATCCCTCGTACGTGAAGATCGACTACCCCGGCGGCGATGTTCCCGTAGATCGCGGGGTGTGCACCGATGTTCTGGTGCGCGCCTATCGGGCCGTCGGCCAAGACCTCCAGAGGCTGGTCCACGAGGACATGCGGCTCCACTTTTCCGCCTACCCGCAGATGTGGGGTCTCACCAAGCCCGATCCCAACATCGACCATCGGCGCGTTGCGAACCTGCAGTGCTTCTTCAGGCGCCGCGGGGCGGAGCTTCCCATTCGGGGTTTTCCCGCAGCCTACGAGCCGGGCGATCTCGTGGCGTGGGACCTGAACGGCAAGGGCCTGCTTCACATCGGCATCGTCGTCGAGCCGGCCGACCGTCCCGGCACCCGATGGATCGTGCACAACATCGGTGCCGGTGCGCAACTCGAAGACGGGCTTTTCGCGTGGAGGATCATCGGACACTACCGCTACGGGCTGTGA
- a CDS encoding CHASE domain-containing protein: MAKQQVGADVELQKSLAAVRARLPILVFAGCMLLAAVVSRQLTIARESAETAQVESASHAMLEEMQLRLNAYEVMLRSTASFISNRPEFDRDAFEGFITSQSIRDSFPGVLAIGYAVWGGPATTPTAKIRYVEPAQPENARVMGFDLMSEPARREAIEACIRTGDPVATSPVTLSQDQGSPRTGPGVVLLAPVRSEPLDHNSPVRGIAFLSFRTRDFFQAILATTPPITFSVTDGATLLGGAAPRSDKSENVRTTERPVLCAGRTWTFRGWSNVGSWPGFPTGYAIYGIGLLVATFLSVTVSREIRGREAAERMAERVRESERAAAGAEERYRLFVAQSSEAIWRFECSKPLDVKMPPSEQAAALLSDAKIEECNSAFALMCGAELPDELVGRSIAEVFGDGSWLPKFLAGFVERGYRVVGFESEDHVDGAPRFHLHSLVGVLENGFLRRGWGVVRSVTTERLAQREILQLNLELEDRVNARTSELHEANQEMEAFTYTVSHDLRSPLRTMAGFGRILREDYGDRLDEEGRTLLGRIESAAVRLSQLIDALLGYSRLSRVAMEVRELDFSETASRIAEEIREAKAESVDVWVEPGLSIRADPELLEILLANLLSNAFKFTSRTANPRIEVGKVGDEFFVRDNGAGFDPAFSQRLFRAFERLHNEREFPGTGIGLASVERIVARHRGSVRAESAPGEGATFYFRLEGGTQGEGSGAVA; encoded by the coding sequence ATGGCGAAGCAACAAGTGGGGGCGGACGTCGAACTGCAGAAGAGCCTGGCGGCTGTTCGTGCTCGACTGCCAATCCTCGTCTTTGCTGGGTGCATGCTCCTCGCCGCGGTCGTCTCGCGCCAGCTCACCATCGCGCGCGAGTCCGCCGAGACCGCTCAGGTGGAATCCGCTTCGCACGCGATGCTCGAGGAGATGCAGCTCCGACTCAACGCCTACGAAGTCATGCTGCGGAGCACTGCCTCGTTCATCTCGAACCGACCGGAGTTCGATCGGGACGCCTTCGAGGGCTTCATCACCTCGCAGAGCATTCGCGACTCGTTCCCAGGCGTGCTGGCGATCGGGTATGCGGTGTGGGGTGGTCCGGCCACAACACCCACGGCGAAGATCCGGTACGTCGAACCTGCCCAACCCGAGAATGCGCGGGTCATGGGCTTCGATCTCATGAGCGAGCCAGCGCGGCGCGAAGCGATCGAAGCGTGCATCCGGACCGGGGATCCCGTCGCGACGTCCCCCGTCACTCTCTCGCAGGACCAAGGCTCTCCGAGAACCGGCCCCGGCGTCGTGTTGTTGGCCCCTGTTCGTTCCGAGCCCCTCGACCACAACTCTCCGGTCCGCGGGATCGCCTTTCTCTCGTTCCGGACGAGGGACTTCTTTCAGGCCATTCTCGCCACCACGCCTCCTATCACCTTTTCGGTCACGGACGGTGCGACCTTGCTCGGGGGCGCGGCACCTCGTTCCGACAAGTCGGAGAACGTTCGGACCACCGAGCGGCCGGTGCTTTGTGCTGGAAGAACTTGGACCTTTCGCGGTTGGAGCAACGTGGGGTCGTGGCCGGGATTCCCCACGGGGTATGCCATTTATGGGATCGGGTTGCTCGTGGCCACTTTCCTCTCGGTGACGGTCAGCCGCGAGATTCGAGGCAGAGAGGCAGCCGAGCGGATGGCGGAGCGGGTGAGGGAGTCCGAACGTGCGGCCGCCGGCGCGGAGGAGCGCTATCGCCTGTTCGTCGCACAAAGCTCCGAGGCCATTTGGCGCTTCGAGTGCTCCAAACCTCTCGACGTCAAGATGCCGCCGTCCGAACAGGCGGCAGCGCTGCTTTCCGACGCGAAGATCGAGGAGTGCAACTCGGCATTCGCTCTCATGTGCGGGGCCGAGTTGCCGGACGAATTGGTGGGCCGATCCATCGCCGAGGTGTTCGGAGACGGATCTTGGCTCCCTAAGTTCCTCGCAGGGTTCGTCGAAAGGGGATATCGCGTCGTGGGCTTCGAATCCGAGGACCACGTGGACGGTGCTCCGCGCTTCCATCTTCACAGCCTGGTGGGAGTCCTCGAGAACGGCTTCCTGAGACGGGGGTGGGGTGTTGTCCGCTCGGTGACCACCGAACGCCTCGCCCAGCGCGAGATTCTCCAACTCAACCTCGAACTGGAAGATCGTGTGAACGCCCGGACCTCGGAACTTCACGAGGCTAACCAGGAGATGGAGGCGTTCACCTACACCGTGTCGCACGACCTGCGCTCGCCGCTGCGAACCATGGCCGGATTCGGGAGGATCCTGCGCGAGGATTACGGCGATCGCTTGGACGAGGAAGGGCGGACCCTTCTTGGACGCATCGAATCCGCCGCTGTACGCTTGTCCCAATTGATCGATGCGCTGTTGGGTTACTCCCGACTTTCCCGGGTCGCCATGGAGGTGCGCGAACTTGATTTCTCGGAAACTGCGAGTCGAATCGCAGAAGAGATACGGGAGGCGAAGGCCGAGTCCGTCGACGTCTGGGTCGAACCGGGTCTATCGATCCGTGCCGACCCCGAGCTCCTCGAGATTCTCCTCGCGAATCTTCTGTCCAACGCGTTCAAATTCACCTCCCGCACGGCCAACCCAAGGATAGAAGTGGGCAAGGTCGGGGACGAGTTCTTCGTTCGCGACAACGGCGCCGGCTTCGATCCGGCCTTCTCCCAGCGCCTGTTTCGCGCGTTCGAGCGCCTTCACAATGAACGGGAGTTCCCAGGCACCGGGATCGGGCTGGCGAGCGTCGAGAGGATCGTTGCGAGGCACCGGGGTTCGGTACGCGCCGAATCGGCGCCCGGCGAGGGAGCGACGTTCTACTTCCGTCTCGAAGGCGGCACGCAGGGAGAGGGCTCGGGCGCCGTGGCATAG
- a CDS encoding M42 family metallopeptidase: MDVQLLKRLTEAHGVPGQEEAIREIVREELGALCEITSDAMGNMICLKRGSGGEPRKKLMIAAHMDEIGFVVKHIDDKGFLRLQTLGGWDPRQMASQRVFVHTADGPLNGVMMASTKPKHLLSAEEAGRSPQIQQFFVDVGLSKEDAQSKIRLGDMVTMNRSLQEMGDLLTCKAMDDRVAVFVMIEALRAAKSHEVDVFAVATVQEEIGLRGAAASGWSVHPDVVVAIDITLANDIPGIPEEDQITRLGKGTAIKILDSSLICHPKVVAHFRDLAESNGIAHQMEILSAGGTDAGGVQRLHGGIPAFTLSIPTRYVHTVNETVHREDVQASIDLMARYIEDAHTREYGYS, from the coding sequence ATGGATGTGCAACTGCTGAAGCGGCTCACCGAGGCCCATGGCGTACCAGGCCAGGAGGAGGCGATCCGCGAGATCGTTCGTGAAGAGCTGGGGGCGCTGTGCGAGATCACCTCGGACGCCATGGGCAACATGATCTGCCTCAAACGGGGAAGTGGTGGCGAGCCACGCAAGAAACTGATGATCGCCGCGCACATGGATGAGATCGGTTTCGTCGTCAAACACATCGACGACAAGGGTTTTCTCCGGCTGCAGACGTTGGGAGGTTGGGACCCGCGCCAGATGGCGAGCCAGCGCGTGTTCGTGCACACGGCAGACGGCCCGCTGAACGGCGTGATGATGGCTTCCACCAAACCGAAACACCTGCTTTCGGCCGAAGAGGCCGGCCGATCGCCCCAGATTCAACAGTTCTTTGTGGACGTGGGATTGTCCAAAGAAGATGCCCAATCGAAAATTCGGTTGGGTGACATGGTCACGATGAACCGCTCGTTGCAGGAGATGGGAGACCTTCTCACGTGCAAGGCCATGGACGACCGCGTCGCGGTGTTCGTGATGATCGAAGCCCTGCGAGCGGCCAAGAGCCACGAGGTGGATGTGTTCGCCGTGGCCACGGTGCAGGAGGAGATCGGGCTGCGTGGAGCGGCGGCGAGCGGCTGGAGCGTCCACCCCGACGTGGTCGTTGCGATCGACATCACCCTGGCGAACGACATTCCCGGGATTCCGGAAGAGGACCAGATCACGCGCCTCGGCAAGGGGACCGCGATCAAGATTCTCGACTCTTCGCTCATTTGCCACCCGAAGGTCGTCGCGCACTTCCGCGACCTCGCCGAGTCGAACGGGATCGCCCACCAGATGGAGATTCTCTCGGCGGGCGGCACGGACGCGGGCGGAGTGCAGCGGCTGCACGGTGGGATTCCCGCCTTCACGCTTTCCATCCCCACCCGCTACGTGCACACCGTGAACGAGACCGTCCATCGCGAAGACGTGCAGGCGAGCATCGATCTCATGGCGCGCTACATCGAGGACGCCCACACACGGGAGTACGGCTACAGTTAG